In Drosophila willistoni isolate 14030-0811.24 unplaced genomic scaffold, UCI_dwil_1.1 Seg237, whole genome shotgun sequence, the following proteins share a genomic window:
- the LOC124461174 gene encoding uncharacterized protein LOC124461174 isoform X1: MSNAVPVSDLTLDQLKQWLATLNMPTNGSRNELVLRLYSVPVETRGHAPPGWNEHDNSEHNLDDIQLMRPNPDQLNEASIGDAIPRSVQQEAVNSNFNNNNDVAVVQQLPQQLQLLIPRIEHGHDLGRSFQNLENNGNATGNVIDNNVANENIDDSSIPINGNATVEATNQYSGNSNGESMGIAFSLAKEVLMDFNGESCSKKWVAQLKNIGEVHNIGNTHLRMLFICKMKSKAHSWLLSEFTRIHEPVAVLCEQLMAAFREEMSKSQMRRHFEQRNWKFGEKFAVYLDDKLMLANNINIDEEELLDKVIEGIPDKGLRTQARIQCFANPRQMLAAFAEIHLEDIRRATKDENETGRANKLQEMRCRRCNIRRHLVKDCNRPDRVPGSCFICGSMEHWAAKCPDRKGSRETNGLNRTNQSSNNFIRGVQFP, from the exons ATGAGTAACGCAGTTCCAGTATCCGATTTAACCCTCGACCAACTAAAACAATGGCTAGCAACTTTAAACATGCCAACAAACGGCTCAAGAAATGAATTAGTGCTTCGTCTGTATAGTGTGCCAGTCGAAACACGTGGTCATGCCCCACCTGGTTGGAACGAACATGATAATTCAGAGCATAATTTAGACGACATCCAATTGATGCGGCCTAACCCAGACCAATTAAATGAAGCGTCAATTGGCGACGCAATTCCGAGAAGCGTACAACAAGAAGCGGTGAACTCCaatttcaacaacaacaacgatgtCGCGGTGGTTCAACAATTGCCACAACAACTTCAACTGCTGATTCCTAGAATCGAGCATGGTCACGATTTGGGCAGATCTTTCCAGAATTTGGAAAACAATGGCAACGCCACTGGCAATGTTATCGATAACAATGTAGCTAATGAGAATATCGATGACAGCAGCATTCCCATCAATGGCAACGCCACAGTCGAAGCCACCAACCAATACTCTGGCAACTCAAACGGCGAATCGATGGGTATAGCTTTTTCACTGGCGAAGGAAGTATTGATGGACTTCAATGGCGAATCGTGCTCCAAAAAGTGGGTGGCTCAGCTTAAAAATATCGGTGAAGTGCATAACATAGGCAACACTCACTTACGAATGCTCTTCATTTGCAAGATGAAAAGCAAGGCGCATTCATGGCTTCTTTCGGAGTTTACACGTATTCACGAGCCAGTAGCAGTACTATGCGAACAGTTAATGGCAGCTTTTAGAGAGGAAATGTCCAAGTCACAAATGCGTCGTCATTTCGAACAGCGTAATTGGAAGTTTGGCGAAAAGTTTGCAGTTTATCTGGACGACAAACTAATGTTAGCCAACAATATTAACATCGATGAAGAGGAACTCCTTGATAAAGTTATCGAGGGTATACCTGACAAGGGATTACGCACTCAAGCACGGATCCAATGTTTCGCCAACCCAAGGCAGATGTTAGCTGCTTTCGCTGAGATACATCTAGAGGACATTCGACGCGCAACTAAAGATGAAAACGAAACTGGCAGAGCAAACAAGCTCCAAGAGATGCGCTGTCGTAGATGTAACATTAGACGACACCTGGTGAAGGACTGCAACAGGCCGGACCGTGTACCAGGCTCTTGTTTCATCTGTGGATCCATGGAGCATTGGGCGGCCAAATGTCCAGATAGGAAGGGCAGCCGTGAAACTAATGGACTCAACCGTACGAACCAGAGCAGCAACAATTTC ATTCGGGGAGTCCAGTTTCCTTAA
- the LOC124461174 gene encoding uncharacterized protein LOC124461174 isoform X3, translating to MSNAVPVSDLTLDQLKQWLATLNMPTNGSRNELVLRLYSVPVETRGHAPPGWNEHDNSEHNLDDIQLMRPNPDQLNEASIGDAIPRSVQQEAVNSNFNNNNDVAVVQQLPQQLQLLIPRIEHGHDLGRSFQNLENNGNATGNVIDNNVANENIDDSSIPINGNATVEATNQYSGNSNGESMGIAFSLAKEVLMDFNGESCSKKWVAQLKNIGEVHNIGNTHLRMLFICKMKSKAHSWLLSEFTRIHEPVAVLCEQLMAAFREEMSKSQMRRHFEQRNWKFGEKFAVYLDDKLMLANNINIDEEELLDKVIEGIPDKGLRTQARIQCFANPRQMLAAFAEIHLEDIRRATKDENETGRANKLQEMRCRRCNIRRHLVKDCNRPDRVPGSCFICGSMEHWAAKCPDRKGSRETNGLNRTNQSSNNFFP from the exons ATGAGTAACGCAGTTCCAGTATCCGATTTAACCCTCGACCAACTAAAACAATGGCTAGCAACTTTAAACATGCCAACAAACGGCTCAAGAAATGAATTAGTGCTTCGTCTGTATAGTGTGCCAGTCGAAACACGTGGTCATGCCCCACCTGGTTGGAACGAACATGATAATTCAGAGCATAATTTAGACGACATCCAATTGATGCGGCCTAACCCAGACCAATTAAATGAAGCGTCAATTGGCGACGCAATTCCGAGAAGCGTACAACAAGAAGCGGTGAACTCCaatttcaacaacaacaacgatgtCGCGGTGGTTCAACAATTGCCACAACAACTTCAACTGCTGATTCCTAGAATCGAGCATGGTCACGATTTGGGCAGATCTTTCCAGAATTTGGAAAACAATGGCAACGCCACTGGCAATGTTATCGATAACAATGTAGCTAATGAGAATATCGATGACAGCAGCATTCCCATCAATGGCAACGCCACAGTCGAAGCCACCAACCAATACTCTGGCAACTCAAACGGCGAATCGATGGGTATAGCTTTTTCACTGGCGAAGGAAGTATTGATGGACTTCAATGGCGAATCGTGCTCCAAAAAGTGGGTGGCTCAGCTTAAAAATATCGGTGAAGTGCATAACATAGGCAACACTCACTTACGAATGCTCTTCATTTGCAAGATGAAAAGCAAGGCGCATTCATGGCTTCTTTCGGAGTTTACACGTATTCACGAGCCAGTAGCAGTACTATGCGAACAGTTAATGGCAGCTTTTAGAGAGGAAATGTCCAAGTCACAAATGCGTCGTCATTTCGAACAGCGTAATTGGAAGTTTGGCGAAAAGTTTGCAGTTTATCTGGACGACAAACTAATGTTAGCCAACAATATTAACATCGATGAAGAGGAACTCCTTGATAAAGTTATCGAGGGTATACCTGACAAGGGATTACGCACTCAAGCACGGATCCAATGTTTCGCCAACCCAAGGCAGATGTTAGCTGCTTTCGCTGAGATACATCTAGAGGACATTCGACGCGCAACTAAAGATGAAAACGAAACTGGCAGAGCAAACAAGCTCCAAGAGATGCGCTGTCGTAGATGTAACATTAGACGACACCTGGTGAAGGACTGCAACAGGCCGGACCGTGTACCAGGCTCTTGTTTCATCTGTGGATCCATGGAGCATTGGGCGGCCAAATGTCCAGATAGGAAGGGCAGCCGTGAAACTAATGGACTCAACCGTACGAACCAGAGCAGCAACAATTTC TTTCCTTAA
- the LOC124461174 gene encoding uncharacterized protein LOC124461174 isoform X2, translating to MPTNGSRNELVLRLYSVPVETRGHAPPGWNEHDNSEHNLDDIQLMRPNPDQLNEASIGDAIPRSVQQEAVNSNFNNNNDVAVVQQLPQQLQLLIPRIEHGHDLGRSFQNLENNGNATGNVIDNNVANENIDDSSIPINGNATVEATNQYSGNSNGESMGIAFSLAKEVLMDFNGESCSKKWVAQLKNIGEVHNIGNTHLRMLFICKMKSKAHSWLLSEFTRIHEPVAVLCEQLMAAFREEMSKSQMRRHFEQRNWKFGEKFAVYLDDKLMLANNINIDEEELLDKVIEGIPDKGLRTQARIQCFANPRQMLAAFAEIHLEDIRRATKDENETGRANKLQEMRCRRCNIRRHLVKDCNRPDRVPGSCFICGSMEHWAAKCPDRKGSRETNGLNRTNQSSNNFRAS from the exons ATGCCAACAAACGGCTCAAGAAATGAATTAGTGCTTCGTCTGTATAGTGTGCCAGTCGAAACACGTGGTCATGCCCCACCTGGTTGGAACGAACATGATAATTCAGAGCATAATTTAGACGACATCCAATTGATGCGGCCTAACCCAGACCAATTAAATGAAGCGTCAATTGGCGACGCAATTCCGAGAAGCGTACAACAAGAAGCGGTGAACTCCaatttcaacaacaacaacgatgtCGCGGTGGTTCAACAATTGCCACAACAACTTCAACTGCTGATTCCTAGAATCGAGCATGGTCACGATTTGGGCAGATCTTTCCAGAATTTGGAAAACAATGGCAACGCCACTGGCAATGTTATCGATAACAATGTAGCTAATGAGAATATCGATGACAGCAGCATTCCCATCAATGGCAACGCCACAGTCGAAGCCACCAACCAATACTCTGGCAACTCAAACGGCGAATCGATGGGTATAGCTTTTTCACTGGCGAAGGAAGTATTGATGGACTTCAATGGCGAATCGTGCTCCAAAAAGTGGGTGGCTCAGCTTAAAAATATCGGTGAAGTGCATAACATAGGCAACACTCACTTACGAATGCTCTTCATTTGCAAGATGAAAAGCAAGGCGCATTCATGGCTTCTTTCGGAGTTTACACGTATTCACGAGCCAGTAGCAGTACTATGCGAACAGTTAATGGCAGCTTTTAGAGAGGAAATGTCCAAGTCACAAATGCGTCGTCATTTCGAACAGCGTAATTGGAAGTTTGGCGAAAAGTTTGCAGTTTATCTGGACGACAAACTAATGTTAGCCAACAATATTAACATCGATGAAGAGGAACTCCTTGATAAAGTTATCGAGGGTATACCTGACAAGGGATTACGCACTCAAGCACGGATCCAATGTTTCGCCAACCCAAGGCAGATGTTAGCTGCTTTCGCTGAGATACATCTAGAGGACATTCGACGCGCAACTAAAGATGAAAACGAAACTGGCAGAGCAAACAAGCTCCAAGAGATGCGCTGTCGTAGATGTAACATTAGACGACACCTGGTGAAGGACTGCAACAGGCCGGACCGTGTACCAGGCTCTTGTTTCATCTGTGGATCCATGGAGCATTGGGCGGCCAAATGTCCAGATAGGAAGGGCAGCCGTGAAACTAATGGACTCAACCGTACGAACCAGAGCAGCAACAATTTC CGTGCCTCATAG